One window of Chryseobacterium indologenes genomic DNA carries:
- a CDS encoding pyruvate decarboxylase, with product MKKIIFFTAITTFLFISFTSVKAQKNADDKIKKVLYFNPEVEPDIDEIKDPTNNAFFDAVTDNFSGRRNKMLRAEVQVPFDSIDKQTIVDYCLNNDADFAIVSKVRYFKVGFGKYVFSNQVVVSMKLFGADGTLVTETDHDTYRKNMRLLGSTTNSVKIGTEGAIRGIIKKLRKLKPTEAEL from the coding sequence ATGAAAAAAATTATATTCTTTACAGCAATTACTACTTTTTTATTCATCAGCTTTACTTCGGTAAAAGCTCAAAAAAATGCTGATGACAAAATAAAAAAAGTTCTGTACTTCAATCCTGAAGTAGAGCCTGATATTGACGAAATAAAAGACCCTACCAACAATGCTTTCTTTGATGCCGTTACCGATAATTTCAGTGGCAGAAGAAATAAAATGCTTCGCGCAGAAGTTCAGGTTCCCTTTGACAGCATAGATAAACAGACTATTGTAGACTACTGCCTCAACAATGATGCAGATTTTGCCATTGTTTCCAAAGTGAGATATTTCAAAGTTGGATTTGGAAAATATGTTTTCTCCAATCAGGTGGTTGTGAGTATGAAACTCTTTGGTGCTGACGGCACTCTTGTAACCGAAACGGACCATGATACCTACCGAAAAAACATGCGTCTGCTGGGCTCCACAACCAATTCTGTCAAAATAGGAACCGAAGGAGCAATAAGGGGAATCATCAAAAAACTGAGAAAGCTGAAACCGACGGAAGCAGAGCTTTGA
- the rpsO gene encoding 30S ribosomal protein S15: MYLTTDKKQEIFAQHGKSAQDTGSAEGQIALFTFRINHLSQHLKANRHDFNTERSLVKLVGKRKSLLDYLKKKDIARYRAIIAALGLRK, encoded by the coding sequence ATGTACTTAACAACAGACAAAAAGCAGGAAATTTTCGCACAACATGGAAAATCTGCACAGGACACAGGAAGCGCAGAAGGACAAATTGCTCTTTTCACTTTCAGAATCAACCACTTATCTCAACACCTAAAGGCTAACCGTCACGATTTCAACACAGAGAGATCTCTAGTGAAATTGGTAGGTAAGAGAAAAAGTTTATTAGATTACCTTAAAAAGAAAGATATCGCAAGATACAGAGCTATTATTGCTGCATTAGGTTTAAGAAAATAA
- a CDS encoding DUF4260 domain-containing protein has protein sequence MKIQLKLEYAAFLLLGIYAFAQTGYSWWWFAGLFLAPDISMLGYTVNTKVGAFFYNLFHHFGVAVIVYFAGTALSLPYLQMTGAILFSHSAFDRILGYGLKYPDSFQNTHLGKVGKKAE, from the coding sequence ATGAAAATACAATTAAAGCTTGAATACGCAGCATTTCTGTTGTTAGGGATCTATGCTTTTGCCCAAACGGGATATTCATGGTGGTGGTTTGCCGGACTATTCCTTGCGCCGGACATTTCAATGCTGGGGTATACAGTGAATACAAAGGTTGGAGCATTTTTCTATAATCTATTCCATCACTTTGGAGTAGCTGTGATTGTTTATTTTGCCGGAACAGCCTTATCTCTTCCCTATTTGCAGATGACAGGAGCCATCTTATTTTCTCACTCCGCTTTTGACAGGATTCTGGGCTATGGATTGAAGTATCCGGATAGTTTTCAGAATACGCATTTGGGAAAGGTTGGAAAGAAGGCTGAATAA
- a CDS encoding sugar MFS transporter encodes MINKEVQSQSRNYTVPLITITLLFFMWGFITCMNDILIPYLKQLFNLTFFESMLVQFCFFGAYFIGSLIYFLVSITKGDPINKLGYKKGILFGIFLAAFGCVLFYPAATFSYYPLFLGALFILGLGFTVLQITANAYVSLLGSEESASSRLNMTQAFNAFGTTIAPVLGGHLIFEFFSSPDGSFSAVATRIPYLIFAGILLLVALLISRVKLPSFQMGEEEVVKGWGALEFSHLKFGVFAMFCYVGGEVAVGSFIISFLEQPQIMGFNEIISKNYLSLYWGGAMIGRFLGAISLNQSLSQGKKAVYMLGAAGAVFLVIFSIVNLTFSQISFFLVFIVLNFIAFFIGKAAPARTLSIFAAINVVLLISAMVNHGELAMYSILGIGIFNSIMFSNIYTLAISGLGKYTSQGSSLVVMAILGGAIVPIFQGYLADQFGVQHSFIIPVFCYLVILIFGAYCTKYLGHVETTEAKSGH; translated from the coding sequence ATGATTAATAAAGAAGTACAATCGCAAAGCAGGAATTATACGGTTCCGTTGATTACCATCACCCTGCTGTTTTTTATGTGGGGATTCATCACCTGTATGAATGATATCCTGATTCCCTATCTGAAGCAACTTTTCAATCTTACCTTTTTTGAATCCATGCTGGTACAGTTCTGCTTCTTCGGAGCTTACTTTATCGGATCGCTGATTTATTTCCTGGTCTCTATTACAAAAGGAGATCCTATCAATAAATTAGGCTATAAAAAAGGAATCCTGTTCGGAATTTTTCTCGCAGCTTTTGGCTGTGTCCTGTTTTATCCGGCAGCTACGTTTTCGTATTATCCGTTGTTTTTAGGGGCCTTATTTATTTTAGGATTAGGCTTTACCGTATTGCAGATTACTGCCAATGCCTATGTTTCGTTACTGGGAAGTGAGGAATCTGCTTCCAGCCGATTGAATATGACACAGGCATTCAATGCATTCGGAACTACGATTGCTCCTGTGCTTGGAGGCCATCTTATTTTTGAATTTTTCTCATCCCCGGACGGATCATTCAGTGCGGTAGCAACAAGAATTCCGTATCTTATTTTTGCAGGAATCCTTTTATTGGTTGCCCTATTGATTTCCAGAGTTAAACTTCCATCATTCCAGATGGGTGAAGAAGAAGTTGTAAAAGGTTGGGGAGCTCTTGAGTTCAGCCATCTGAAATTCGGGGTATTTGCTATGTTCTGTTATGTGGGCGGAGAAGTAGCGGTGGGAAGTTTTATCATCAGTTTCCTTGAGCAACCGCAGATTATGGGCTTCAATGAAATCATCAGTAAGAATTACCTTTCTCTGTATTGGGGTGGTGCCATGATCGGCCGTTTTCTTGGAGCTATCTCTTTGAACCAATCTTTAAGCCAAGGCAAAAAAGCTGTTTATATGCTTGGGGCAGCAGGAGCTGTTTTCCTGGTAATCTTCAGCATTGTAAATCTTACGTTCTCTCAGATCAGCTTTTTCCTTGTATTTATCGTTCTGAATTTCATTGCCTTTTTCATTGGTAAAGCGGCTCCCGCAAGAACGCTATCAATCTTTGCAGCGATCAATGTCGTATTATTGATTTCAGCCATGGTCAATCATGGAGAACTGGCTATGTACAGCATTTTAGGAATCGGAATTTTCAACTCTATCATGTTCTCTAATATTTATACGTTGGCTATTTCAGGATTGGGTAAATATACCAGCCAGGGATCATCATTAGTGGTAATGGCTATTTTAGGAGGTGCTATTGTTCCTATATTTCAGGGATATCTTGCAGATCAGTTTGGAGTACAGCATTCATTCATTATTCCTGTATTCTGCTATCTGGTTATTCTGATCTTCGGTGCTTACTGTACCAAATATCTTGGCCATGTGGAAACCACTGAAGCCAAATCAGGGCATTAA
- a CDS encoding polyribonucleotide nucleotidyltransferase has product MSIPQAFTEMITLADGREITIETGKLAKQADGSVVVKMGGTMLLATVVANKEANPGVDFLPLTVDYREKFYAGGRIPGNFFRREARPSDQEILTMRLVDRVLRPLFPEDFHAEVQVMISLISYDGKTIPDDLAGLAASAAIAITDIPFNGPMSEVRVVRFDGVLSINPSYEELKNSELDIMVGATKDSIVMVEGEMKEISEQEMLEAINFGHAEIKKQIEAQERLAEKVGKAFPKREYSHETHDEEIREKVWKETYDKVYEVARTPSGKEERGEKFKAVREEFLAQYADNEEELERVTPFVKVYYHDVEKEAMRQMILEDNIRLDGRDPQTIRPIWSEIDYLPGAHGSAVFTRGETQSLTAVTLGSVKDANMVDSVITQHDEKFFLHYNFPPFSTGEARPLRGTSRREVGHGNLAQRALQAVIPEENPYTIRIVSDILESNGSSSMATVCAGTLALMDAGVQITKPVSGIAMGLITDAKSGKFTVLSDILGDEDHLGDMDFKVTGTADGITACQMDIKIQGLSMDIMEKALMQARDGRLHILNKITETIAEPRADVKPHAPKMVVMEIAKDFIGAVIGPGGKIIQQMQKDTDTVIAIEEVGEIGRIEIAGTDREKINAAVAKINEITFVPVVGEIYKGKVVKVMDFGAFVAIAKGTEGLLHISEIEWARLDKVPYAEGDEVEVKFMGYDDRKKMKLSRKVLLPRPPRPEGQGRPEGQRRPEGQKPQGEKPQSEKPVENQTPSNEA; this is encoded by the coding sequence ATGAGTATACCTCAAGCGTTTACAGAAATGATTACTCTTGCTGATGGCAGAGAAATCACTATCGAAACAGGGAAATTGGCCAAGCAGGCTGACGGATCTGTGGTAGTAAAAATGGGTGGAACAATGCTTTTAGCAACTGTTGTAGCCAATAAAGAAGCAAATCCTGGTGTAGATTTTTTACCATTAACAGTTGATTACAGAGAAAAATTCTACGCAGGTGGAAGAATTCCTGGAAACTTCTTCCGTAGAGAAGCAAGACCTTCTGATCAGGAAATTTTAACAATGCGTTTGGTGGACAGAGTTTTACGTCCGCTTTTCCCTGAAGATTTCCATGCTGAAGTTCAGGTGATGATTTCATTAATTTCTTATGACGGAAAAACAATTCCTGATGATTTAGCAGGTTTGGCGGCTTCTGCAGCTATTGCTATTACTGATATCCCTTTCAACGGACCAATGTCTGAGGTAAGAGTTGTAAGATTTGACGGAGTACTTTCTATCAACCCAAGCTATGAAGAATTGAAAAATTCTGAGCTGGACATCATGGTTGGAGCTACTAAAGACTCCATCGTAATGGTAGAAGGTGAAATGAAAGAAATTTCTGAGCAGGAAATGTTAGAAGCTATTAATTTTGGTCATGCTGAAATTAAAAAGCAAATTGAAGCTCAGGAGAGATTAGCAGAAAAAGTAGGAAAAGCTTTCCCTAAGAGAGAATATTCTCACGAAACTCATGACGAAGAAATTCGTGAAAAAGTATGGAAAGAAACTTACGATAAAGTATATGAAGTAGCAAGAACTCCATCTGGAAAAGAGGAGAGAGGAGAGAAATTCAAAGCGGTTCGTGAAGAATTCCTTGCTCAATATGCTGATAACGAAGAAGAATTGGAAAGAGTAACACCTTTCGTAAAAGTATATTATCATGATGTAGAGAAAGAAGCAATGCGTCAGATGATTCTTGAAGACAATATCCGTCTTGATGGTCGTGATCCTCAAACGATCCGTCCAATCTGGTCAGAAATTGATTATCTTCCGGGAGCTCATGGATCTGCAGTGTTTACAAGAGGTGAAACTCAGTCTTTAACAGCAGTAACGTTAGGTTCTGTGAAAGATGCCAACATGGTAGACAGCGTTATCACGCAACACGACGAGAAATTCTTCTTACATTATAACTTCCCTCCTTTCTCTACAGGTGAAGCAAGACCTTTAAGAGGAACTTCAAGAAGAGAAGTAGGACATGGTAACCTTGCTCAGAGAGCATTGCAGGCTGTAATTCCTGAAGAAAATCCATATACCATCAGAATTGTTTCTGATATCCTGGAATCAAACGGTTCATCTTCAATGGCAACAGTTTGTGCAGGAACACTAGCACTAATGGATGCCGGGGTACAGATTACAAAACCTGTTTCCGGTATTGCAATGGGATTGATCACAGATGCAAAATCAGGTAAATTCACGGTACTTTCTGATATCTTAGGAGATGAAGATCACCTTGGAGATATGGACTTTAAAGTAACAGGTACCGCAGACGGTATCACTGCTTGTCAGATGGATATCAAAATCCAGGGACTTTCTATGGATATCATGGAAAAAGCTTTGATGCAGGCTAGAGACGGAAGATTACACATCTTAAATAAAATCACTGAAACAATTGCCGAACCAAGAGCAGATGTGAAGCCTCACGCTCCGAAAATGGTAGTAATGGAGATCGCTAAAGACTTCATTGGAGCTGTAATCGGGCCTGGAGGAAAAATTATTCAGCAGATGCAGAAAGATACTGATACTGTTATTGCTATCGAAGAAGTCGGAGAAATCGGACGTATCGAAATTGCAGGAACAGACAGAGAGAAAATCAATGCTGCTGTTGCTAAGATCAACGAAATTACTTTCGTACCGGTTGTAGGTGAAATTTACAAAGGTAAAGTAGTGAAAGTAATGGACTTTGGTGCATTTGTAGCCATTGCTAAAGGTACAGAAGGACTTCTTCACATTTCTGAAATTGAATGGGCTCGTCTGGACAAAGTTCCTTATGCTGAAGGTGATGAAGTAGAAGTGAAGTTCATGGGTTATGATGACCGTAAGAAAATGAAACTTTCAAGAAAAGTTCTTTTACCAAGACCTCCAAGACCGGAAGGACAAGGTAGACCAGAGGGACAAAGAAGACCTGAAGGACAGAAGCCACAAGGTGAAAAGCCACAAAGCGAAAAACCAGTGGAAAACCAAACTCCTTCCAACGAAGCTTAA
- a CDS encoding ABC transporter permease/M1 family aminopeptidase translates to MNTIFLFEAGRSSKHWLTYLVALLLVAIGIFCGSQFNLSVGEGIYLNSPYTIGFMTGMLSLAVIFFATVYALQLLFKDQDSKFDHILFSFPISKSTYLKGKFIAYFLQTFVSFSFLMTGFIIGQIMRTGSEMQENFTIIHYLYPLLIFGLTNSLFVCSFLFLISFIVRKKLLVVVGGLLLYVLYMVILLFSNSPFMAGSLPQSLETQQFSALIDPFGLSAYFMQARDLSSHQKNIQMVPFTGYLLLNRLLFILVSAGFLLLSLRLFSFSNLSGKKVKMSGIIQPLSETNRSEYSTVSANFGGLTSFRAVFSFVKTDLTYLFKSIAVPAVSILLLFCVGMEMYAEIEKGIRLPQKYAGSGLMATTISENFHLLGLLISVYFLNDIFWRSRTSGFFLIENSTFFSKNRLAGHFISISLLLFFFTGILIAQGIVFQAAYQYFHIDWKAYLGVFLFNTFPLILFSGLILFINDRIPNKFIALGVSILAVFVLSGPVSGKIISYPLFRIFSDFKGTYSDFNGYGIYEKAFARRLLFGAAAICTLWMFNGLIRSKKTPVASSILSIFLLVSGIFAGIFFMKGYIPKNEDQNLLSSVEYEKNFRKYENIPQPDITDVTTEIKLYPSENAYQIAGKYTLTNQTDQPINKLLVNFNEDLKLKSAALTSGPETIKIDKNTTEIVLQQAIQPGKTASLNFTLSYQWFAVNGHQSFNAIIENGSFMRISRYYPTIGYQKDYEIQDEKQRRQFKLGKLTELKKPEGPEVIKKDFINLNMIVSTEGNQTAIGTGDLVKKWTKSGRHYFEYKAGQIPFRFAVSSANYEIKSEKYKGIIINIFYHQKHFENADHLLENAKLTLNYCQQNFGKYPFKTINFAEISSFTRGFAATAYPSAIFMPEDMIFHANIQADKKQDVINELAGHELSHLWWGNSQINPDDREGSVMLTETLAMYTEMMLYKKMHGREKMMERIKVHEQIYDNEKGLSENVPIYKATGDVPHISYSKGAAAMIELSNLIGEDNVNAALKSFLNNNQYPKKPSSLDLINEFYKVTKDPSIRKQIDKLFKTI, encoded by the coding sequence ATGAACACTATATTTTTATTTGAAGCCGGACGCTCTTCCAAGCACTGGCTCACCTATCTTGTGGCCTTACTCTTAGTTGCTATTGGTATTTTTTGCGGAAGCCAGTTCAATCTTTCAGTGGGGGAAGGAATTTATTTAAACTCACCTTATACTATCGGTTTTATGACCGGAATGCTGAGTCTTGCGGTTATTTTTTTTGCTACCGTATATGCTTTACAGCTCTTGTTTAAAGATCAGGATTCAAAATTTGACCACATTCTGTTTTCATTTCCGATTTCAAAATCCACTTATCTGAAAGGGAAATTCATCGCTTATTTTCTTCAGACATTTGTAAGCTTTTCATTTCTGATGACAGGATTTATTATAGGACAAATCATGCGTACCGGAAGTGAAATGCAGGAAAACTTTACGATTATCCATTACCTCTATCCTTTATTGATCTTTGGCCTTACCAACAGTTTATTTGTCTGCAGTTTTCTGTTTCTTATTTCATTTATTGTCAGAAAAAAACTGCTGGTTGTAGTAGGCGGACTGCTTTTGTATGTCTTATACATGGTTATTTTATTATTTTCAAACTCACCTTTTATGGCTGGAAGCTTGCCTCAGTCTCTGGAAACTCAGCAGTTTTCAGCTTTGATTGACCCTTTTGGACTGTCTGCTTATTTCATGCAGGCCCGTGATCTTAGTTCGCATCAGAAAAATATCCAGATGGTTCCTTTTACGGGTTACCTTTTGTTGAACAGACTCTTGTTTATTCTTGTATCAGCAGGATTTCTACTTCTCTCACTCAGATTATTTTCATTTTCCAATTTATCCGGAAAGAAAGTAAAAATGTCGGGAATTATTCAGCCATTATCGGAAACGAACAGATCAGAATATTCAACTGTTTCAGCTAATTTTGGTGGGTTGACTTCTTTTCGGGCTGTATTTTCTTTTGTGAAAACCGATCTTACTTATCTGTTTAAAAGTATTGCTGTCCCCGCAGTTTCTATTCTTCTATTATTTTGTGTCGGCATGGAAATGTATGCCGAGATTGAAAAAGGAATTCGTCTTCCGCAGAAATATGCCGGTTCGGGACTTATGGCAACAACCATTTCAGAGAATTTTCATCTGCTGGGTCTCCTTATTTCAGTTTATTTTCTGAATGATATTTTCTGGAGAAGCCGAACTTCTGGATTTTTTCTGATTGAAAACAGCACTTTTTTCTCAAAAAACAGATTAGCCGGGCATTTTATTTCGATCAGTCTTCTGCTGTTTTTCTTTACAGGAATTCTAATTGCCCAGGGAATTGTCTTTCAGGCAGCTTATCAGTATTTTCATATCGACTGGAAGGCGTATCTCGGCGTTTTCCTTTTCAATACTTTCCCTCTGATTCTGTTTTCCGGATTGATCCTTTTCATTAATGACAGAATTCCTAATAAATTCATTGCACTCGGAGTTTCCATTCTTGCAGTTTTTGTATTGTCCGGTCCTGTTTCCGGGAAAATCATCTCCTACCCTCTTTTCAGAATATTTTCTGATTTTAAAGGCACTTACAGCGATTTTAACGGCTATGGAATCTATGAAAAAGCTTTTGCACGAAGGCTTCTGTTCGGAGCGGCTGCCATCTGTACTTTATGGATGTTTAATGGTTTAATCAGGAGTAAAAAAACACCTGTTGCCTCTTCCATTTTAAGTATTTTCCTGCTGGTTTCAGGGATCTTTGCCGGAATATTTTTTATGAAAGGATATATTCCTAAAAACGAAGACCAAAATCTCTTAAGCTCAGTAGAATATGAAAAAAACTTCCGGAAATATGAAAATATTCCACAGCCCGATATTACTGATGTTACCACAGAAATTAAGTTGTATCCTTCAGAAAATGCCTACCAGATTGCAGGAAAATACACCCTTACCAATCAAACCGATCAGCCCATCAATAAATTACTCGTCAATTTTAATGAGGATTTAAAGCTTAAATCGGCTGCATTGACATCAGGTCCTGAAACAATAAAAATTGATAAAAACACTACAGAAATTGTATTACAACAGGCTATTCAGCCAGGCAAAACTGCTTCCCTGAACTTCACCCTATCTTATCAATGGTTTGCTGTTAATGGTCATCAATCCTTTAATGCCATTATTGAAAACGGATCTTTTATGAGAATCAGCAGATATTATCCCACCATTGGTTATCAAAAGGATTATGAGATTCAGGATGAAAAACAGCGCCGCCAGTTCAAATTGGGAAAACTTACGGAACTGAAGAAACCGGAAGGTCCTGAAGTAATAAAAAAGGATTTTATTAACCTTAATATGATTGTTTCTACTGAAGGGAACCAAACAGCCATAGGCACCGGAGATCTGGTAAAGAAATGGACAAAATCAGGGCGTCATTATTTTGAGTACAAAGCAGGTCAAATCCCTTTTCGCTTTGCCGTTTCTTCAGCTAACTATGAAATAAAAAGTGAGAAGTATAAAGGAATTATCATCAATATCTTCTATCATCAAAAACATTTTGAAAACGCAGATCATCTTCTGGAAAATGCAAAACTTACTTTAAATTACTGCCAGCAGAATTTCGGGAAATATCCTTTTAAAACCATCAATTTTGCAGAGATTTCGTCATTTACCCGAGGTTTTGCTGCAACAGCCTATCCTTCTGCCATCTTTATGCCTGAAGATATGATTTTTCATGCTAATATACAGGCAGATAAGAAACAGGATGTCATCAATGAACTTGCAGGACATGAGCTTTCACATCTCTGGTGGGGAAACAGTCAGATCAATCCTGACGACAGAGAAGGTTCTGTAATGCTTACCGAAACACTGGCGATGTATACAGAAATGATGCTTTATAAGAAAATGCATGGCAGAGAAAAAATGATGGAAAGAATCAAAGTACATGAGCAGATCTATGACAATGAAAAAGGATTATCCGAGAATGTTCCCATCTATAAGGCTACGGGAGACGTTCCTCATATTTCTTATTCCAAAGGGGCTGCAGCCATGATAGAATTGAGTAATTTAATTGGTGAGGATAATGTCAATGCAGCTTTAAAAAGCTTTTTGAACAACAATCAATATCCTAAGAAACCCTCTTCACTGGATTTGATTAATGAGTTTTATAAAGTAACAAAAGATCCTTCAATCAGAAAACAGATCGACAAATTATTCAAAACCATTTAA
- a CDS encoding ABC transporter ATP-binding protein: MNTLSINNLSLTYKNGFQAIKNISLDIQNGMFGLLGPNGAGKSSLMKTIVGLQKPTSGTLLFNEVDIIKNPDYIKQNLGFLPQDFGVYPKVSAYDLLEHIAVLKGITDKNNRKNQILGLLEKVNLSDFAKKEVHTFSGGMKQRFGVAQALLGDPKIIIVDEPTAGLDPEERNRFNTLLNDISQDVIVILSTHLVEDVRNLCSEMAVMNHGQILRKGNPGKLIAELENKIWSKPIDKTELETYGSSYEIISRQLLERELHITVFSEESPKDFSSVTPLLEHVYFQTLTQKP; this comes from the coding sequence ATGAACACATTATCAATCAACAATCTCAGTCTTACCTACAAAAATGGTTTTCAAGCCATTAAGAACATTTCCCTCGACATCCAAAACGGAATGTTCGGGCTGCTTGGTCCCAACGGAGCCGGAAAATCTTCTCTGATGAAAACCATTGTAGGGCTTCAGAAACCAACATCGGGAACACTGCTTTTCAATGAAGTAGATATTATCAAAAATCCCGATTATATCAAACAGAATCTTGGATTCCTACCTCAGGACTTTGGTGTTTATCCAAAGGTATCTGCTTATGACCTATTGGAACATATTGCTGTATTGAAAGGTATCACCGACAAAAATAATCGTAAAAATCAAATTCTGGGTCTTCTTGAAAAGGTCAACCTTTCTGATTTTGCTAAAAAAGAAGTACACACCTTCTCCGGAGGAATGAAACAGCGTTTCGGCGTAGCCCAGGCATTATTGGGAGATCCGAAAATTATTATTGTGGATGAACCCACCGCAGGATTGGACCCTGAAGAACGTAACCGATTTAATACATTGCTTAATGATATCAGCCAGGATGTGATTGTGATTCTGTCCACTCATCTCGTTGAGGATGTCAGAAACCTTTGCTCAGAAATGGCGGTAATGAATCACGGACAGATTCTCAGAAAAGGAAATCCGGGAAAATTAATCGCAGAGCTGGAAAATAAAATCTGGTCAAAACCGATTGACAAAACCGAACTGGAAACCTATGGTTCCAGCTATGAGATCATCAGCAGACAGCTTCTCGAAAGGGAGCTTCATATTACTGTATTTTCTGAAGAATCTCCCAAAGATTTCAGTTCCGTAACTCCTTTACTGGAGCACGTTTATTTCCAAACACTCACTCAAAAACCTTAA
- a CDS encoding helix-turn-helix domain-containing protein, whose amino-acid sequence MPIIVNLDVMLAKRKMQSKELAEKLGITPVNLSILKTGKAKGVRFDTLEAICKILECQPGDILEFKE is encoded by the coding sequence ATGCCAATTATAGTCAACTTAGATGTGATGCTTGCCAAACGAAAAATGCAGAGTAAAGAATTGGCAGAAAAACTGGGTATCACGCCCGTAAACCTCTCTATCCTGAAAACCGGCAAAGCCAAAGGTGTCCGCTTCGATACCCTTGAAGCCATTTGTAAAATCCTGGAATGCCAGCCGGGAGATATTCTTGAATTTAAAGAGTAA
- a CDS encoding DUF2975 domain-containing protein, which yields MNQTKIISKILFYICSVLSAGYLITFVYSVFCLISGFAVTPYKEGKFLHINYPFTEQPFLNIENNYSYMIFSFLSVLITYGIFFWLSARVFKVFFQQKLFTQENIIQLKKFYLYNIFIPLPLVMIASFFVEVESMIWGLVFIHFMLGIFCLFLANIFKQGLHLQNEQDLFI from the coding sequence ATGAACCAGACCAAAATTATTTCAAAAATTTTATTTTATATCTGCTCTGTATTGTCGGCCGGATATTTAATCACTTTTGTGTATTCCGTATTCTGCCTGATCAGCGGATTTGCGGTTACACCTTATAAAGAGGGGAAGTTCCTCCACATCAATTATCCGTTTACAGAACAGCCATTTCTGAATATCGAAAACAATTACTCCTATATGATTTTTTCATTTCTGTCTGTACTCATCACTTATGGAATCTTTTTCTGGTTATCTGCCAGGGTTTTCAAAGTATTTTTCCAGCAGAAACTGTTTACTCAGGAAAACATTATTCAACTTAAGAAATTTTACCTGTACAATATTTTTATCCCGCTTCCACTGGTGATGATCGCGAGTTTCTTTGTGGAAGTAGAAAGTATGATATGGGGACTGGTGTTTATTCACTTTATGCTTGGAATTTTCTGTCTGTTTCTTGCGAATATCTTTAAGCAAGGACTACATTTGCAAAACGAACAAGACCTATTTATTTAA
- a CDS encoding TfoX/Sxy family protein, whose product MAYSTELADRVRERLSIIENIEVEEKKMFSGLSFLVNGKMCINISHDNLMCRYDPEMEDEVSEKKGFLPMIMKGKQLNGYCYVEPIGFQKAADFEYWIRICLDYNPVAKASKK is encoded by the coding sequence ATGGCTTACAGTACTGAACTTGCCGACCGGGTACGTGAACGGCTTTCAATCATAGAAAATATTGAGGTTGAAGAGAAGAAAATGTTCAGCGGACTGTCTTTTCTGGTAAACGGGAAAATGTGTATCAATATCAGTCATGACAACCTGATGTGCCGTTATGATCCGGAAATGGAAGATGAGGTTTCGGAGAAAAAAGGTTTTCTGCCGATGATTATGAAAGGCAAGCAGTTAAATGGATATTGCTATGTTGAACCCATTGGTTTTCAAAAAGCAGCTGATTTTGAATACTGGATCAGAATCTGTTTGGATTATAATCCGGTGGCGAAGGCGTCGAAAAAGTGA